In one Shinella sp. PSBB067 genomic region, the following are encoded:
- a CDS encoding PIG-L family deacetylase, with translation MNFDDFKDCIVVVAHPDDEILWASSLLACAKKIIMCYGDSPESAQVSAGRRALLRQFPLKSVVSLDITEARVYKMADWRRPVETAHGIRCGRDGAYARNFRLVTDALREHLDDGDLVVTHNPWGEYGHEEHVQVYRAVSALRQQKDFRLFVTGYVSDRVLHFMERNIPRLGPASAMLPTDKALCSQLKQLYEAHDAWTWDAGYEWPDRECFYEVTKPDAPLRAGEGTMASLPVNVLWLDGQLPLWRRVYRGVKRRLRSLS, from the coding sequence ATGAATTTCGATGATTTCAAGGATTGTATCGTCGTCGTGGCGCATCCCGACGACGAGATATTGTGGGCGAGCTCCCTGCTTGCTTGCGCGAAGAAGATCATCATGTGCTACGGCGACAGTCCGGAAAGCGCGCAGGTCAGCGCAGGCCGGCGTGCCCTTCTTCGCCAGTTCCCGCTGAAATCGGTGGTCAGCCTCGATATAACCGAAGCCCGCGTCTACAAGATGGCGGACTGGCGCCGGCCCGTGGAAACCGCCCACGGCATCCGCTGCGGCCGCGACGGCGCCTATGCGCGGAATTTCCGGCTGGTGACGGACGCACTGCGCGAGCATCTCGACGACGGCGATCTGGTCGTCACCCACAATCCCTGGGGCGAGTACGGCCACGAGGAACATGTTCAGGTCTACCGGGCCGTTTCCGCCTTGCGGCAGCAGAAGGATTTCCGCCTGTTCGTGACGGGCTATGTCAGCGACAGGGTGCTTCACTTCATGGAGAGGAACATCCCGCGCCTCGGTCCCGCATCCGCCATGCTGCCGACCGACAAGGCGCTTTGCAGCCAGTTGAAGCAGCTATACGAGGCCCATGATGCCTGGACCTGGGATGCCGGCTATGAATGGCCCGACCGGGAATGCTTCTACGAGGTCACCAAGCCGGACGCACCGCTTCGCGCCGGCGAAGGGACCATGGCGTCCCTGCCCGTCAACGTTCTCTGGCTCGATGGACAATTGCCGCTCTGGCGCCGCGTCTACCGCGGGGTGAAACGACGCCTGCGCTCACTTTCCTAG
- a CDS encoding glycosyltransferase family 4 protein, which produces MSAVTPISRVVLLNDFSIARGGATTLVLLLLRLLRARGISVTMIAGDDGDNPAFAELGVDVVTLGQKALLGGNPLASAVNGINNRSASALLSDWIDRNDTPGTVYHTHVWSQILSPSIFVPLRRVAGRTAIHAHDFFHACPNGAFMNYRREERCMRAPLSGGCIATHCDRRSYAQKLWRTARQARLFSAMGRDVPWGRIVLIHEKMIEGFTRAGYRARDLRAVRNPAMPFVAGRIAAERNESFFFIGRLEQEKGAQDALAAARLAGVPLEIIGDGPMRAELEARYPEMRFHGWREQAEIGGLIGKARALVIPSRLPEPFGLVAAEAAASGIPLILTDMAFLADEVVERGMGVACNTQDNAAFAAALRAMAGMAPEAMRGMSERARANGMTLANTQDAWAEALIDLYAELLGAGRPQSQPSSALARTGRERA; this is translated from the coding sequence TTTCCGTCACGATGATCGCCGGAGACGACGGCGACAACCCTGCATTCGCCGAACTCGGCGTCGATGTCGTGACGCTCGGCCAGAAGGCCCTTCTTGGCGGCAATCCGCTGGCATCCGCGGTCAATGGCATCAACAACCGCTCCGCAAGCGCGCTGCTTTCGGACTGGATCGACCGGAACGACACGCCGGGCACGGTCTACCACACCCATGTCTGGTCCCAGATCCTGTCCCCTTCGATCTTCGTGCCGCTGCGCAGGGTCGCCGGGCGCACGGCCATCCACGCGCACGATTTCTTCCATGCCTGCCCGAACGGCGCCTTCATGAACTATCGCCGGGAGGAAAGATGCATGCGCGCGCCGCTGAGCGGGGGCTGCATCGCCACCCACTGCGACCGGCGCTCCTATGCGCAGAAGCTCTGGCGCACCGCCCGGCAGGCACGGCTGTTCTCCGCCATGGGGCGGGACGTGCCGTGGGGCAGGATCGTCCTCATCCATGAAAAGATGATCGAGGGTTTCACGCGCGCCGGGTACCGGGCACGCGACCTGCGGGCGGTGCGCAACCCCGCCATGCCGTTCGTCGCCGGCCGCATCGCCGCCGAACGCAACGAAAGCTTCTTCTTCATCGGACGCCTCGAGCAGGAAAAGGGCGCGCAGGATGCACTCGCCGCGGCGCGCCTGGCCGGCGTGCCGCTCGAGATCATCGGCGATGGTCCCATGCGCGCCGAACTGGAGGCGCGATATCCGGAAATGCGGTTCCACGGCTGGCGCGAGCAGGCGGAAATCGGCGGATTGATCGGCAAGGCGAGGGCGCTCGTCATTCCCTCTCGCCTTCCCGAGCCCTTTGGCCTCGTGGCCGCGGAAGCGGCGGCGAGCGGCATTCCCCTCATCCTGACGGACATGGCCTTCCTGGCCGACGAGGTGGTCGAGCGGGGGATGGGCGTCGCCTGCAACACGCAGGACAACGCCGCCTTCGCCGCGGCGCTTCGCGCGATGGCCGGCATGGCGCCGGAGGCGATGCGTGGAATGAGCGAGCGCGCGCGCGCAAACGGGATGACCCTCGCCAATACGCAGGACGCCTGGGCCGAAGCGCTGATCGACCTCTACGCGGAGTTGCTGGGCGCCGGCCGCCCGCAGAGCCAGCCGTCCTCAGCCCTCGCCCGCACAGGACGTGAAAGAGCCTAG